A genomic region of Zea mays cultivar B73 chromosome 6, Zm-B73-REFERENCE-NAM-5.0, whole genome shotgun sequence contains the following coding sequences:
- the LOC100281195 gene encoding eukaryotic peptide chain release factor subunit 1-1 isoform X1, producing the protein MGEVHEADKNIEIWRVKKLIKALDAARGNGTSMISLIMPPRDQIARVTKMLGDEYGTASNIKSRVNRQSVLAAITSAQQRLKLYSRVPPNGLVLYTGTIVTDDGKEKKVTFDFEPFRPINASLYLCDNKFHTESLNELLTSDDKFGFIIIDGNGTLYGTLSGNSREVLYKFSVDLPKKHGRGGQSAVRFARLRMERRHNYLRKVAELATQYFINPGTNQPNIVGLILAGSADFKSELGKSEMFDPRLQAKVVKMIDVSYGGDSGFNQAIEMSAEVLSDVKFVQEKKLIGKYFEEISQDTGKYVLGIQDTITALEMGAVEILIVWENLDVRRYELKNSATGETVVKYLNPAQEADQSNFTDEATSGDLEVIDNTQLLEWFAENYHQFGCTLEFVTNKSQEGSQFCRGFGGIGGILRYPADVSAYQDGDLSDGEYDEDLE; encoded by the coding sequence ATGGGCGAGGTACACGAAGCTGACAAGAACATTGAGATCTGGAGGGTGAAGAAGTTAATCAAGGCACTTGATGCTGCAAGGGGCAATGGCACTAGCATGATTTCTCTGATCATGCCACCTCGTGATCAGATTGCACGCGTCACTAAGATGCTGGGTGATGAGTACGGAACTGCCTCAAACATCAAGAGCAGAGTCAACAGACAGTCTGTGTTGGCTGCCATAACCTCGGCTCAACAGAGGTTGAAGCTTTACAGTCGAGTTCCCCCCAATGGTTTGGTGCTCTATACTGGTACCATTGTCACCGATGATGGCAAGGAGAAGAAGGTTACCTTTGACTTCGAGCCATTTAGGCCCATTAATGCTTCCCTGTATCTCTGTGACAACAAGTTCCACACTGAGTCCCTGAACGAGCTTCTGACGTCTGATGACAAGTTTGGTTTCATAATCATCGATGGCAATGGTACACTGTATGGTACACTGAGCGGAAACAGCAGGGAGGTTCTGTACAAGTTCAGTGTTGATCTTCCAAAGAAGCATGGGCGAGGAGGGCAATCAGCAGTCCGCTTTGCCCGCCTGCGCATGGAGAGGCGACACAATTACCTGCGCAAGGTTGCTGAGCTTGCGACACAATACTTCATCAATCCTGGCACCAACCAGCCGAACATCGTTGGGCTTATTCTTGCCGGTTCTGCTGACTTCAAGAGCGAGCTGGGTAAATCTGAGATGTTCGATCCACGCCTTCAGGCCAAAGTAGTGAAGATGATTGACGTGTCTTATGGTGGGGACAGCGGCTTCAACCAAGCCATCGAGATGTCTGCCGAGGTTCTTTCTGATGTTAAGTTTGTCCAAGAAAAGAAGCTGATCGGGAAGTACTTCGAGGAGATAAGCCAAGACACAGGGAAGTACGTCCTTGGCATCCAGGACACCATCACAGCCCTGGAAATGGGCGCGGTAGAGATCCTGATCGTGTGGGAAAACCTTGATGTCAGGCGTTATGAGCTCAAGAACAGTGCCACAGGAGAGACAGTCGTGAAGTACCTGAACCCAGCTCAGGAGGCTGACCAGAGCAACTTCACTGACGAGGCGACATCCGGAGATCTGGAGGTCATTGACAACACGCAGCTGCTGGAGTGGTTCGCGGAGAACTACCACCAGTTCGGCTGCACGCTGGAGTTCGTCACCAACAAGTCACAGGAAGGTTCTCAGTTCTGCCGGGGATTCGGCGGGATTGGTGGGATCCTTCGCTACCCAGCCGACGTCAGTGCCTACCAGGACGGTGACTTGTCTGATGGGGAGTATGATGAAGACTTGGAATAG